In bacterium, the genomic window ACGCTAGTTTCAGGTACTAGTGCCCGCAAGGGCGTGGGGGTTCAACTCCCCCCTTCGGCACCCAATCCCGCAAACCCATTGCGGGATTTTTTTATTACCAAAATTTCCAACCTGCCGTAAATACGAGACCAAACTGCAACGCCACCGAATACGCCCATTTGTCTCGCCCGTATCCTTTATAAGCAAAAAAATTCACGCCGGGATTAAAATAAAAATTCTTAAACCGCTCTATGGCGATAAGAGATGACCAGTTGAACCGCAAAGAACGCGTATTGGATGACGCGCTGTCGGCTTCGGCCACACTTTTTTTCTTTTTGGCTTTGGTAAAAAAATAGATGAATTCAAATTCAGAAAAATTACCATAGTTCCCGCGTGTATTGGAAAATAGCGAATGCACACCGACACCAAAATTGCCGATTCGTCGTTCATTACCCTCGATCCGGGTTAGATGGACGAGCCCGACGCGGTTTTCGGAAAAATTCCAAAAATCCGAAAACGCCGCCCCGGTATGAATGTATAAATCTTTCTTTCGCGGGCCCTGATCGGCCGTAAATTCGGATTGAAATTTAGACGCCGCATAAGGATATACGGCTACCGAACTTACGATAGGCTGTTCGATGAGCGGCAAAGCCACGAGACTTTCGACGGACCAGTTATCATCCGATTCGCGGTAAGGATCATTACCCAACTTGATGCGGCCGTACTCCGATTTAATATAGTTTTCTATAATGAGGTCGCGCGTCCAGCGGGTCAGTTTCATATCAAGCGAGGAGGAAACCGCTACTTTTTCTTCGCCTTGCAATTCGTTGATGGAGTAGTCTTTATACAGAGCATCATTCTTTTTTGTTTTATTCTCCGCTTGGAAACCGATCTTGCGCATCGTCATAAACCACACCGGATGATCAAATCTTCGTGGTATATTCCGGTCTTTGTTTTCGATCAGGTATTCGATAAATGTCTTTCGTATCGGCAGCAGCTTTCCTTCGGCCTGTTGACGCCATCCGTCTTTGGTGAGCGCAAAATGTTCCTGTTTACGCGTGCCGCGTAAAAATTCGTTATACCCGTCGCCGCCGTTGGCCAAAAAATTGGAAGTGACCACCGTGTAAAATTGATCAGCTAACACCGCACGCCCGTGCACATTGAAGCCATCCGTTTTGCCCGTCGAATTAACCGCCTTGAGATGTACAAAACGATCGTTGTATTTGGTGCGGCTCTCATCGCTGCGTTTTATGATTTTGAGAATATCCTCGCCTTTGATGCGGAGTGTGACAATATCGTTTTCGATCCAAAATATGCGCTCAAAATCCCGTACCGTCAGGGTGTCCGTTTGTACGGCATTGGCGATATAATTATCAAAATCAAAAAAGCGGTCATTGATCACGGCGATCTCCGCATTCGCTTTAAAAAGCATCATCGCCATCATATAATCGCGCAGATCTTTATTGCCCATCCAATTCTTTTTTAAAATAGAAGACGACGGGCCCAATCCATACGCGGTTTCACAGTGTTCGGCATAGGCCAGTTCCACTTCTTCTTCAAACGCCGCCTGCATCGCCGGATCCACGTAAATCGTTTCGGAGGCCAGTTCGATCACTTCGACGCTCTGCACATCATGTATTTTGCGATCTTGCACTTCCATCGTAATGTGCGGTATGTTGCGGCCAAATTTATCCACCGAAAACACAAACGTCTCAAAACGATCACTAACGCGTACCGAACTAAAACGATCCGGTGCGATATAGCTGGATTTACCGATAATCACGTTGATTTCTGGAAATTCGCGTGCAAAATCATTGTTCTCTTCTTCCGAAAGATGCGTCAAAAGAACAATGGCATCCGATTGTTCGCGCACTTCGTCTATATACACACGGATCGCCGCACTGGGATCGGCAATGATAATGCCGGCCATTTTTTCCTCAAGTACACTTTGTGTTATTGCCGGATCCGTCACGCCGATAATACCAACGCGCAGCCCGGCTTTTTCGACGATCTTATACGGCTGCAAATACGGCAGTGAGTCCGCGCCTAAAACATTGGCGCCGAGAATGGACGGATACGAAGGGTCATCCACATACGCTTTGAGCACATCTTTTCCAAAATCAAATTCGTGATTACCCACCACCATCGCGTCATAGCCGATATCCCGCATTTTATCCAAAACAATGCGACCGTGCGAAGCCGTCGTCAAATAATAATACCCCAGCGCATCGCCGGTATCGAAAAGGAGCATATTCTGACGACCATAAGCCGATTGGAGCTGGTTTATCGCAGCCTGACGTTCCAGTATCCCGCCCGATTTGCCAAATTCGACATTCTCTTCAAAAAGATAACCTTTGGTATCACCGGTAGCGACAATGTGCAGACTCTGCGTGATGGCGGGATGATGCGCGCCATAGAGTAAAAGGCATATACAAAAAAATATAGTCTTCATAAAAATGACCGAATCCGTTAAGTGGTA contains:
- a CDS encoding bifunctional metallophosphatase/5'-nucleotidase encodes the protein MKTIFFCICLLLYGAHHPAITQSLHIVATGDTKGYLFEENVEFGKSGGILERQAAINQLQSAYGRQNMLLFDTGDALGYYYLTTASHGRIVLDKMRDIGYDAMVVGNHEFDFGKDVLKAYVDDPSYPSILGANVLGADSLPYLQPYKIVEKAGLRVGIIGVTDPAITQSVLEEKMAGIIIADPSAAIRVYIDEVREQSDAIVLLTHLSEEENNDFAREFPEINVIIGKSSYIAPDRFSSVRVSDRFETFVFSVDKFGRNIPHITMEVQDRKIHDVQSVEVIELASETIYVDPAMQAAFEEEVELAYAEHCETAYGLGPSSSILKKNWMGNKDLRDYMMAMMLFKANAEIAVINDRFFDFDNYIANAVQTDTLTVRDFERIFWIENDIVTLRIKGEDILKIIKRSDESRTKYNDRFVHLKAVNSTGKTDGFNVHGRAVLADQFYTVVTSNFLANGGDGYNEFLRGTRKQEHFALTKDGWRQQAEGKLLPIRKTFIEYLIENKDRNIPRRFDHPVWFMTMRKIGFQAENKTKKNDALYKDYSINELQGEEKVAVSSSLDMKLTRWTRDLIIENYIKSEYGRIKLGNDPYRESDDNWSVESLVALPLIEQPIVSSVAVYPYAASKFQSEFTADQGPRKKDLYIHTGAAFSDFWNFSENRVGLVHLTRIEGNERRIGNFGVGVHSLFSNTRGNYGNFSEFEFIYFFTKAKKKKSVAEADSASSNTRSLRFNWSSLIAIERFKNFYFNPGVNFFAYKGYGRDKWAYSVALQFGLVFTAGWKFW